A section of the Oryzias melastigma strain HK-1 linkage group LG2, ASM292280v2, whole genome shotgun sequence genome encodes:
- the slitrk6 gene encoding SLIT and NTRK-like protein 6: MQGCIIFISLFLTAARSQDIHPSQASSSISESCDSLCSCEAKDGILHLNCEQRNISKISQIKIPPGIPFHLNLYKNDLVELRTEEMEGLKGALSLHVGGNSIQELEPGVFGALGTLKKLHINSNFLVTLKEDTFQGLVNLEFLQADTNFIQVIEPGAFNKLIRLKVLILNDNSIEFLPNNIFRFVPLTHLDLRGNKLQTLPYVGFLEHIGRIMELLLEDNSWICDCDILHLKIWMENMRSQSAIGDVVCSAPQNLKGSILAKVKRDVLCPSHADINLEEPSKSLDMVVTPSSKVFQIPKLNNAKDDARFPTPSHAPGSPCASHCACHNHPVSGFLMHCQDGGIQKVSDIGITQRSPTKLILTGNMIQKLLKYDFVTYDSLETLNLSNNRIDYIDNETFLSLSSLKKLFLNGNKLEKLFSTMFVGLHNLENLYLEYNLIKEIAPGTFNPLPNLKLLSLNNNQLSSLPAQIFRNVPLAKLNLRKNLLMHLPVSNVLDQLDSLEQIYLEDNPWDCSCDLLSLKQWVEKLRKDTVVGSILCHTPKKVMESELRSLHHEALCPGLGTYHPVPPSDEESVTATLGPDGSSRGLFISLTDTIPLSVLILSLLIFVLMIIFCSAGLVVFMVHRRRRRAKKKAAEEQPNPNTTSSSPIHLHYSMYGQKTTHHTLTQRTGSATLYEDRSHSPIVQICRNPTYCSQHKEHDNLDYDESGPKHHICRSIMERENTSPLTGNPCSKFRPMGGECPAEFMTLGNPNSLYRNILDRGEKELQQLGITEYFRKNMPQLQPSMDMQGPGHQEELKLMEAIMYTRPRKVMLEQTKNEYFELKANLHTEPDYLEVLEHQTAFN, encoded by the coding sequence ATGCAGGGCTGTATCATTTTCATCAGCTTGTTCTTAACGGCGGCCCGATCCCAAGATATCCATCCCTCACAGGCTTCATCCTCCATTAGCGAGTCTTGTGACTCCCTGTGCTCATGTGAGGCGAAAGACGGCATCCTTCATCTTAACTGCGAGCAGAGGAACATCAGCAAAATCTCCCAAATCAAAATCCCGCCAGGCATCCCCTTCCACCTGAACCTTTATAAAAATGACCTGGTCGAGCTTAGGACTGAGGAAATGGAAGGGCTTAAGGGTGCCCTTTCCCTGCATGTGGGGGGTAATAGCATACAAGAGCTGGAGCCAGGGGTCTTCGGCGCTCTGGGGACGCTGAAAAAGCTCCACATAAACAGCAATTTCCTCGTCACTCTGAAAGAAGACACTTTCCAAGGCTTGGTGAATCTGGAGTTCCTCCAGGCTGACACAAACTTCATTCAGGTCATTGAACCGGGGGCCTTCAACAAACTGATCCGCCTCAAAGTCCTGATCCTCAACGACAACTCCATTGAGTTCTTACCCAACAACATTTTCCGCTTCGTGCCCCTCACACACCTGGACCTGCGAGGCAACAAGCTGCAGACGCTGCCGTACGTGGGTTTCCTGGAGCACATTGGCCGGATTATGGAGCTGCTCCTGGAGGACAACAGCTGGATCTGCGACTGTGatattctgcatttaaaaatcTGGATGGAAAACATGAGATCCCAGTCCGCCATCGGGGATGTGGTTTGCAGCGCTCCGCAAAACTTGAAGGGGAGTATCCTCGCTAAAGTCAAGCGGGACGTTTTGTGTCCTTCGCACGCGGATATCAACCTAGAGGAGCCCTCGAAGTCGCTGGATATGGTTGTGACTCCTTCATCCAAAGTGTTTCAGATTCCCAAACTGAACAATGCCAAAGATGATGCCAGGTTCCCAACGCCATCCCACGCTCCAGGCAGTCCCTGTGCAAGTCACTGCGCCTGTCACAACCACCCTGTGTCTGGCTTTTTGATGCACTGTCAGGACGGAGGGATCCAAAAGGTCTCAGATATTGGAATTACTCAGCGCAGTCCTACCAAACTGATCTTGACAGGAAATATGATTCAGAAACTCTTGAAATATGATTTTGTCACATATGACAGTTTGGAGACCCTCAACTTATCCAACAACAGAATCGATTACATTGATAACGAGACTTTCCTCAGCTTGAGCAGcctgaaaaagctgtttttgaacGGAAATAAGCTAGAAAAGCTGTTCTCCACTATGTTTGTGGGACTCCACAACCTCGAGAATCTTTATCTGGAATACAACCTCATCAAAGAGATTGCTCCTGGGACTTTTAATCCCCTGCCAAACCTGAAACTCTTGTCTTTAAATAATAACCAGCTCAGTTCTCTTCCTGCGCAGATATTTCGCAACGTGCCCCTTGCCAAATTAAACCTGAGAAAAAACCTGCTCATGCATCTGCCAGTGAGCAACGTGCTCGATCAACTCGACTCACTGGAGCAGATTTATTTAGAGGACAACCCCTGGGACTGCAGCTGTGACTTGCTCAGCCTTAAACAATGGGTGGAGAAGCTGCGGAAAGACACAGTGGTGGGCTCAATTTTGTGTCACACCCCAAAGAAGGTGATGGAGAGCGAGCTTAGAAGTCTTCATCACGAGGCGCTTTGTCCCGGGTTGGGGACCTACCACCCTGTGCCTCCCAGCGACGAGGAGAGCGTAACAGCCACTTTGGGGCCTGACGGGAGCAGCAGGGGTTTGTTCATTTCCCTCACAGACACCATCCCGCTTTCTGTGCTCATCCTGAGCCTCCTCATCTTCGTCCTCATGATCATATTCTGCTCAGCCGGGCTGGTGGTGTTCATGGTGCACCGACGGCGGCGCAGGGCGAAGAAGAAGGCAGCAGAGGAGCAGCCTAACCCCAACACCACCAGCAGTTCCCCCATCCATCTGCATTACAGCATGTATGGACAGAAAACCACTCACCACACCCTGACTCAGAGAACCGGGTCGGCCACTCTGTACGAAGACAGATCGCATAGCCCTATTGTGCAGATCTGCCGCAACCCCACCTACTGCTCCCAACACAAGGAGCACGACAATTTGGATTACGACGAATCCGGCCCAAAGCATCACATCTGCAGGAGCATCATGGAGAGGGAGAACACGTCTCCGCTGACGGGAAACCCCTGCTCCAAGTTCAGGCCCATGGGTGGAGAGTGCCCGGCCGAGTTCATGACTCTCGGGAATCCCAACTCCTTGTACAGGAACATTCTGGACAGGGGGGAGAAGGAGCTCCAGCAGCTGGGAATTACTGAATACTTCAGGAAAAACATGCCCCAGCTCCAGCCCTCCATGGACATGCAGGGCCCGGGGCACCAGGAGGAGCTGAAGCTAATGGAGGCCATCATGTACACAAGACCGCGCAAGGTCATGCTGGAGCAAACTAAGAACGAGTACTTTGAGCTGAAGGCCAACCTGCACACCGAGCCGGACTACTTAGAAGTTCTGGAGCATCAGACTGCATTTAACTGA